The Etheostoma cragini isolate CJK2018 chromosome 15, CSU_Ecrag_1.0, whole genome shotgun sequence genome window below encodes:
- the znf281a gene encoding zinc finger protein 281, with product MNIIQDKLGNEYLRSNGSMDSNFGPGMIMFSHLPPVTSFTRLAAHSVMQDLPPQEMILKKERDSPDCSMGTQGGRMGCVGVGDYVHSMGIKQEKLSEHDYRLPVYPGGLGKSTELLEVTVSNNQGLLVHELSMGNLPSQLGKEPTGRKGRRSNGDGQEGRPKKKRSEAKQSMMLDADGGCLSPGTKPHICEHCSASFRSSYHLRRHVLIHTGERPFRCSQCNMSFIQKYLLQRHEKIHSGEKPFSCDQCNMRFIQKYHMERHKRTHSGEKPYRCETCQQFFSRTDRLLKHKRTCGEAIKKGLEPGMMDLGCVDLGNGSYGITQGNVGNTGRKRGKSKNSGEGGERKKKKGDAGGMRVLHIHGAVPEVYNIHDYSVENQTVSSSTEPGSSMQQGHHGRAPKMAFKKANRKSLDKTGLGQAKAGSLEQSEGMDGLGLMHGNGVKVAPTSSSSNYDDAMQFIKKRRYLHAATNANSSGPVVAGGTSSEYDVGIGHLSSQQSVIQGVVSGVMDSDAPLSLDKSGISDEVLQSLLDHYSQKSDGAHHDVHFDISDHHVELHPSSADGTDMGHNNDTPSPSGDKTVMMHEYSRFLLQALERTSHSASFPLGPGPPASGPFPNSHPGNPLYADKNMYTTSPLECGFGQSVSSPSMPSSVPKSHFAMLTGSSPQHSFHLSSLEASTHQQLTPSQELTEQMEKQHSSTPPSSYQISPSDLSSQKDQMPVKNGTVVYHLPPSQDLASLDSSKPSYQIENFAQAFGSQFKSEGRGLSYGTDSSGEVDHRIRTPVSEFSGYSSLLSDVNEPVSTGSKTTTSQSYR from the exons ATGAACATCATTCAAGACAAACTAGGCAATGAATACCTGCGCTCCAACGGGAGCATGGACTCCAATTTTGGCCCTGGCATGATTATGTTCAGCCACCTCCCCCCGGTGACCAGCTTCACCCGGCTGGCCGCCCACTCGGTCATGCAGGACCTTCCACCACAAGAAATGATCCTGAAGAAGGAGCGTGACTCGCCTGATTGCAGCATGGGCACCCAGGGTGGGCGTATGGGGTGTGTGGGAGTGGGAGACTATGTTCATTCTATGGGTATCAAGCAGGAGAAGCTGTCAGAGCACGATTATCGCCTGCCAGTTTACCCTGGAGGGCTTGGGAAGAGCACAGAGCTGCTGGAGGTGACAGTCAGTAACAACCAGGGCCTGCTGGTGCATGAACTCAGCATGGGGAAC CTGCCGAGTCAGTTAGGAAAAGAGCCCACTGGGAGAAAAGGTCGAAGGTCAAATGGTGATGGACAGGAGGGTAGgccaaaaaagaagagaagcgAGGCAAAG CAATCAATGATGCTGGATGCAGATGGAGGCTGTCTGTCGCCGGGAACCAAGCCTCACATCTGCGAGCACTGCTCTGCATCCTTCAGAAGCTCCTATCACCTACGCAGACACGTCCTCATCCACACGG GTGAAAGACCCTTCAGATGCAGTCAGTGCAACATGAGTTTCATTCAGAAATACCTTCTCCAGCGACATGAAAAAATCCACAGTG GAGAGAAGCCATTTAGCTGTGACCAGTGTAACATGCGATTCATTCAGAAGTACCACATGGAGAGGCACAAGAGGACTCACAGCGGAGAGAAGCCCTACAGATGTGAGACCTGCCAACAG tttttttctagGACAGACCGACTGCTTAAGCACAAGCGAACCTGTGGAGAAGCCATAAAGAAGGGGCTGGAACCCGGGATGATGGACCTGGGTTGTGTAGACTTGGGAAATGGCAGCTATGGAATCACTCAGGGAAATGTTGGAAATactgggagaaagaggggaaagtCCAAAAACTCTGGAGAGGGAGGGGAGcgcaagaagaagaagggggatGCAGGAGGGATGAGGGTACTGCACATTCATGGGGCTGTACCTGAAGTCTACAACATCCACGATTACTCTGTGGAGAATCAAACTGTGTCTTCCTCTACTGAGCCAGGATCCAGCATGCAACAGGGCCACCATGGCCGAGCTCCAAAGATGGCATTCAAGAAGGCTAATCGTAAGAGCCTGGATAAAACGGGTCTGGGACAGGCCAAAGCAGGCTCGTTGGAGCAGAGTGAGGGTATGGATGGCCTTGGCCTCATGCATGGTAACGGGGTTAAAGTAGCACCCACCAGCAGTAGCAGCAACTACGACGATGCCATGCAGTTCATCAAGAAAAGACGCTACCTTCATGCAGCAACCAATGCAAACTCTTCAGGGCCAGTGGTGGCTGGAGGAACCAGCAGTGAGTATGATGTTGGCATTGGTCACTTGTCTTCCCAGCAGTCTGTCATTCAGGGTGTCGTTTCTGGTGTGATGGATAGTGACGCGCCTCTGAGTCTCGACAAGTCGGGGATCTCAGATGAGGTGCTGCAGAGTCTCCTCGACCACTACAGCCAGAAATCTGATGGTGCGCACCACGACGTTCATTTTGACATCAGTGACCATCACGTGGAGCTGCACCCTAGCTCAGCAGACGGCACCGACATGGGCCACAACAACGACACCCCCAGCCCTTCTGGAGACAAGACTGTCATGATGCACGAATACTCTCGCTTCCTGCTGCAGGCTTTGGAGCGCACCAGCCACAGTGCCAGCTTCCCTCTGGGCCCCGGGCCTCCTGCCTCGGGACCGTTCCCCAATTCCCACCCGGGAAATCCCCTCTACGCTGACAAGAACATGTACACTACGTCCCCCCTGGAGTGCGGGTTTGGCCAGTCAGTGTCCTCGCCTTCGATGCCCTCCTCTGTGCCAAAGTCCCACTTTGCGATGCTAACGGGCTCCTCACCACAGCACAGCTTCCACCTGAGCAGCCTGGAGGCATCCACACACCAGCAGCTCACCCCTTCTCAGGAGCTCACCGAGCAGATGGAGAAGCAGCACTCCTCGACTCCCCCTTCCTCCTACCAGATCAGCCCATCCGACCTGAGCAGCCAGAAGGACCAAATGCCGGTCAAGAACGGCACGGTGGTCTATCATCTGCCCCCCTCGCAGGATCTGGCCTCTCTGGACTCCTCCAAGCCTTCCTACCAGATAGAAAACTTTGCCCAGGCCTTTGGCTCCCAGTTCAAGTCAGAAGGCCGTGGTTTGTCTTATGGCACTGACTCTAGTGGGGAGGTGGATCACAGGATACGGACACCTGTGTCTGAATTCTCAGGGTATAGTAGTTTATTATCTGATGTCAATGAGCCAGTAAGTACAGGTTCCAAAACTACAACAAGCCAAAGCTACAGATGA